The sequence CCTGGTTGTGGGTGCCGGGGTTTCCTATTTTTTTAACGATCCATCTTTAAACAGGCGCGTCGACAATACAAGGTTCGCCGGCGTTAATTATGTCTTCCTAAATAAAAATCAACACCTGGCTTTTAATCCAGGCTTTAACTTGCAGACCAATCAGTATAGCAGTAAAATAAAAGAGGATTTTTTGACACAAATAAATCAGCACGTTCTGAGTTTAACCCTTGACATGCTTTTAAAAATCAATAAACGTGCTTATTTACGAGCCGGACTTTTCTTTAACCAACTTGCGTCTTCAGATATAAGCGTTGTAAATACCTATAACAGAAGTTCCGCTTTTTATTATGGAAGCTCCGAATTGGAAAAAGACTATCATTCCACCAACCTTCAGGCTGGCGTCACGCTGGGAGTATCCTTCCCGTTCAAAGTCTTTCAACGCTTTCACAAATTCAATATTAAAATCGCAGAGTTTGCTTCTCCGCTTGTAAAACAAAATTATATTTTAAGCAAAGCCATGATTGGAAACGAAACAAAAGTTCTCTCCCTAAAAGCGAGACCAACCATGCTCAGTATCGGTTTTGATTTTAATTTCAATCGCATTAAAAAGAAAAAAGAAGCAGAAGATTGAGCGTGTTTCAGCCACACAGATCACAGATTCTGCAGAAGATGGTTTAAGTTGGCCGCAAATGAATTTGATCTGTGGGAATTTGAAAAAGAGATCTGCCCAATCAGCGTTAATCTCACTATCTAAGAATTAGCAACCTGTTCGCGTCGAGCTTAATAAATATAAAAAGCAGGATGGTGAATGACCACAAAGAAGAACCTCCATAGCTAAAAAATGGCAAGGGAATTCCGATCACCGGCATCAAGCCAATAGTCATTCCAATATTAACCGCTAAGTGAAAAAACAGAATCGCGGAAACACCATAACCGTATATCCGGCTGAAGTCGGACCGTTGCCTTTCCGCTAAAAAGATCACACGTAAAATGAGAAAGAGTTCTAAAAAAATAACCACCGTACTTCCTACGAAGCCCCACTCCTCTCCAACAGTGCAAAAAATAAAGTCTGTATCCTGCTCCGGCACAAAATCATATTTCGTCTGAGTACCCTGTAAATAGCCTTTTCCAAGAAAACCTCCACTACCGATGGCAATTTTAGCCTGGTTTACATTGTAACCTTCTTTCTTGAGATCCACTGTTCCGCGTCCTAATAGAACATCTATACGTACTTTTTGATGTGGCTCGAGGTGATTGTACACATAATTCGTGGTCAACACCACCCCTGCTGCCAGCAAGTACACCAGCGAAACAAAAATGAAATTCTTTCTTGTTCTGCGAATAAATAAAAATGCAGAATAGGTAATAACTGCCAGCGTAATAAGGAGGCCAGTGATCTGAGTTACTACTAAAGCTACCACAAACAAAATCGTTGCAAGCAATCCGAAAATCAAAAATCCCACACTCAATCCTTCCCTGTATAATACAATGATGAATGCTACAAATACTATAGCCAGACCCGTTTCATCCTGAAGCTTTTTTATGATAATGAGAGGCGCAATAATAAAAAGTAAAGCAATGATAGTATTCTTGTAGTTTTTAAAAAGATCTCGCAGTCTCAATCTGAATTGCTGACTTACCACAATATTCTGATTACTTAAAAACTTCGCCAAAGCAAGATTTGCCGCGAACTTCATAAACTCCGCGGGCTGTATCCCAAAGCCTCCCACGCCAAACCACGATTTACTTCCCTTGATCTCTCGCCCGAAAAAAACCACCAGAATATTGGCAGCAATTAAAAAACCATAAAAGATATAGGCGAAGGCGGTATAAAAATTCGCATCAATCAATAAAATACTAAAAGCAATAACTGTTGCTCCGGCAATCCAGATCAGCTGCTTGCCATATTTTTGAGTAGTGTCGAAAATATTTTGATGCTCTTCGTTAAAAACGGCAGCATAAATGTTTAACCAGCCCATAATTACCAATAACACATAGGTGAGAACCGTTAGTCGATCTACGCCATAGAATATGTCATTTTCATTCCTTGCCATTTGTTAATGCTTTTTCTCTGCTAGCAAATTGTTTGCGTCAATCAGATTTGTCTCCATCATCTTTTTTTCCATTTCAGGACGATCTGTTTTTCCTTTCAGATATTTTTCAATCATCAATGTTACGATTGGAGCGCTCCATACACCACCAAAACCGGCGTTTTCAACGATACAGGCAATAGCTATCTTGGGATTTTCACGCGGCGCAAAAGCTAAAAATACTGCATGATCTTTTCCATGTGGATTTTGCGCAGTTCCTGTTTTACCACAAATCACAATATCTTTCACACGCGAATGATAGCCTGTTCCTCCGTCGAGACACATTTGCATACCATCAATGACATTTAAATACGCTTCAGGATTTTGAACTCCTACCAGATGTTTCTGACGGAAACGTACGTCAATTTGTTTTTCGGTACCGATACCTTTAACACAGTGTGGTGTATAATAGAAGCCCCGATTAGCAATGGTAGCAACGACATTTGCCATTTGCAGCGGAACTAACGTAAGTTCTGCCTGGCCGATACCGAGAGATACAATCGTATTGCTTCTCCACCCGTTTTTGCCAAACACCTTATTATAATAATCTACCGAAGGTACATTCCCGGGTTTATCAAACGGAAGATCGGTTCCAAGGCGCGTACCAGGACCAAAAGTAACCACCATGTCGCGCCAGTGATTATAGCCATCAATAAAATGCGGATAAGCTTTTTGATCAACGATTTCCCTGAAAACGTAACTGTAATAGGAATTACACGATTGCGCTACAGATCCCACCAAATCTACACCCCCGTGAGGGTGGCATTTTGGTTTATTACCCATAGGAGGATAACCCTGGTGGCAGGGAAAACTAGTAGAGCGTTTGATCAATCCATCGTTTTGCGCAATCAAAGCATCAATCAACTTGAAAATAGAACCCGGTGGGTACATCGCTGTGAGCGCCCGATTAAAAAGAGGACGATTTAAACTATCATAATAAAGTTTGGTAAAATTCTTAGAACGCTCTTTTCCACCCACTAATAGATTTGGATCGTAAGCTGGGCCAGAGACAAGGCATAAAATCTCTCCGGTAGAAGGCTCTATGGCAACGATCGCACCTTTTTTACCCCGCATAAGTTTCTCACCGTATTCCTGCAAATCCATATCAATACTACAATAGAGCGGCTTTCCGGAAATTGCTGCCGTATCGTACTTTCCTTCCATATAAGCTCCAACGGTTTTATTGTGAACATCCGTTACAACGCGCTGCACTCCCTTTCTGCCACGTAAAGCCTCCTCATAACTCTTTTCAATACCAGTAATGCCAATGTAATCTCCTTCACGGTAATATGAATTTTTTTCCGCTCCTTCCTTGCTAATCTCTCCTACATAACCCAGAAGATGCGCTGCAATTGGCCGTGGATACTTTCTAACGGTTCGCTTTTGCACGAAAAACCCCTTGAAACGGTACAACTTCTCCTGTAAGGCCGCATAAGTCTGTGGCGACATTTGTTTTTCAAAAATGCTTTGTTTACGCGGAGAATTGGGCGCCTGAGAGGCTTTTTTCATCCGCTTCAAATATTCTTTTTTAGTGATCTGCAACACTTCACAAACCGACATGGTATCGCATCCTTTAGTCTCCCTCGGAATTACCATTAAATCATAAGATGGTGAATTGTAAACCAGTAATTTTCCGTTCCTGTCAAAAATGTAACCGCGCACCGGGTACTCCGTCATGTTACGCAGCGCGTTATTTTCAGCCGCAAATTTATACTGATCATCCACTAATTGAATGTAGAATAACCGGCAAATGTAAATGACAACGATAAGGACGAAAAACCCTCCGATAATTAGTTTTCTATCTCCTAATTGAACTGCAGTAGAACTCATGTGCGCCGCTTGTTAGTGAAAAATAAAAACTGGATCAGATAAATAAGTCCTAAAGTTCCCACACTACTTAAAACAACTCTTAAAAGCGTTGAGAAGAATTCTGAGAAGCGAAAAATCTCCAGGTAAAAAAGTACAAAGTGATGAATAAAAACCAGGGTTCCTGCGTAACGTAAAAACCACTCCAGGCCCATATCTTCAACCGTTGGTTTTACGCCAATATCATATCCATCGCGCGGAGAAATGTATTTTAAAACATAATATCTTGAAAACCCCATCACTGTGCAAGCTGTGGCATGTAAACCAGAAGAATCATAAAAATAGTCAATACAAACTCCCAGTAAAAATGCTAAAAAAAGAACAAGTAATTTATTGGTTTCAAAGGGAAGAATGATCACTACCATAATGTATGGCAACAGAATGACATACCCCGTGAGGTTTATGTTTTGAATTATTAGTACCTGCAGGATTACAAGTAAAATAAACCGCAGAATGTTTTTTATTAGTTCAGTCGTCAACTTGTTTTTGTGTAGTTAGTTCTAAAGAATCGCGTTCGTTTTTAAATTTATTTTTAATCACGTAAACATGATTTACTTTTTTAAGATCTGCGCTGAGTTTAACTTTCGCCGTGTAATAAGATTCATTTTTCCGGCGTTCAAAACTTTCGATTGTTCCCACCATTATACCTTCCGGAAAAATTCCCGATAATTCACTGGTAATTACGGTGTCGCCCTTTACGATCTTTGCGTGAGTTGGAATATCTGTGAGCAGGCAATACCTGTAATCACCGCCGTCCCAAACCAGTGGCCCATAACTTCCGTCTTTTTTAAGCTGGCAGTTCACGCGAACATCTTTATGCAAAAGACTCATGGCACTCGAAAAATTACGCGATACGTTAGTCACAATTCCTACAATACCATCGCCGGCCATAACAGCCATATCCTGTGTAATACCTTGTTCCGATCCAATATTCAGTGTTAAGAAATTCCGGCGTTTATTTACCGAAGAGTTCACCACTTTTGCGTTGATGTACGAGTACTGTTGTTTATAAAGCGTATCGTTTTTAGTAAACTCTTTTAAGGGAAGAACCGCGTAATTGGCTTTTAGGAAATTGCGAAGAATAGAATTTTCCCTGACAATTTTCTCATTTTCCTGTTTTAGCGAAAAATACTCTCTGGTATTTGCGGCAGTCTCGTAAACGTTAGCAACTGCCCTGTTAGATGAATTTAAAACATGTGAACCCTGGTAACCGCTGCTCTGAACCATTAACCAAATACAGATAACCTGGAGTAGCAGAAAAACGAAAATAAAATTGTGCTTTATAACAAAGGCAAATAAGTTTCTCATGCGTGTTTGTTCTGTTTATCTGGCTCGACGCATGCCTGCCGGGTTAAGAGCAAAGCTGTGCTTCTTTAAATCTACATTCTAAAGAACCGGTTTACTTGATCAGGAAAGGGAATTTATGAACATTTTTTAGTGCAATTCCGGTACCACGGGCAACCGCGCGAAGTGGATCCTCACAAACATGCACCGGAAGTTTAGTTTTTAGAGAAATACGTTTATCTAATCCTCTCAATAATGAACCACCGCCAGCCATGAAAATTCCTTTTCTGTAAATATCGGCTGCAAGTTCCGGAGGTGTCATTTCAAGAGCGTTTAAGATCGCTTCCTCAATTTTAGAAATAGATTTATCCAAACAATGCGCAATCTCTACATAACTGATATAAACTTCTTTTGGAATACCACTCATTAAGTCACGTCCCTGTACCGCATAATCTGCAGGTGGATTTTCAATTTCAGTCATTGCCGCGCCAACTTCAATTTTCACACGCTCCGCACTACGCTCACCAATTAAAATGTTGTGTTGACGACGCATGTATTCTTCAATATTAGCATTGAAATCATCACCGGCAATACGTGTAGACTTATCACAAACAATACCACCCAAAGCGATTACGGCAATCTCGGAAGTACCACCACCAATATCGATGATCATATTTCCCATAGGCTCTTCTACGTCAATTCCCATCCCAATAGCAGCAGCCATAGGTTCGTGAATCATATAAACTTCTTTCGCTCCGGCATGCTCGGCACTGTCACGTACCGCACGTTTCTCTACCTCCGTAATACCGCTGGGAATACAAATTACCATTCTTAAGGAAGGTTTAAAAAAACGATTTCCGGGATTAATCATTTTGATCATTCCTTTAATCATTTCTTCAGCAGCCTGGAAATCCGCAATTACTCCGTCTTTCAGGGGACGAATAGTTTTAATATTCTCATGCGTTTTACCATGCATCATCTGCGCCTGGCGTCCCACAGCTATTATTCGGCCGTTTGTTCGATCCATAGCAACTATACTTGGTTCATCCACAACTACTTTATCGTTATTAATGATAATCGTGTTCGCGGTTCCTAAGTCAATTGCAATGTCTTGCGTTAAAAAGTCGAATAATGCCATAAAAGTGAAGTGGTATAAGGATGTAAAGTTAAAAAAAATGCAATCTAAACGTAAACGTTTATGAGTTATTGGCTGAAAGATTTTAAGAAATAGTTAACAACAAAATTTCGCAGACACGAGGGTATTAAACCAAGAGCCAAGATTCAAGACTTCACTCTTCTATCTTGGCTCTTGTATCTTGCTTCTTGTATCTTAAATCTTGTATCTTAAATCTTGGTTCTTGCCTCTTAAGTCTTGGTTCTTGCATCTTGGCTCTTGCGTCTTAAATCTTGGTTCTTGCATCTTAGCTCTTGCGTCTTAATTCTTGATTCTTGCATCTTGGCTCTTGCGTCTTAATTCTTGATTCTTGCGTCTTGGTTCTTGCCTCTTAAGTCTTGGTTCTTGCATCTTGCATCTTGCGTCTTGCATCTTGCCTTTAGTAGCCAAGTATTTTCAACATGCTCTTGTAGCTTTGTTCTTTTGCAAAGAGACGCGTTGTATATTCCCCGTCTTCATCTCTGTCAATCAAAACATGTTTTGGAGCCGGAATCAAACAGTGCTGAGTTCCTCCATAACCGCTCAAAGCTTCCTGGTATGCGCCTGTGTGAAAGAATCCGATATATTGTGGCTGCTTCTGATTCTTGTCTATGTTAGGTAAAAACACCTGGTTGGTGTGAGCTTCAGTATTATAGTAATCCATACTGTCACAAGTCATACCTCCTAAGTTTACCGGACCATAGGGCTTGTCCCAGTTATTGATCGCCAGTAAAATAAAACGTTGGTTGATCCCCCAGGTATCAGGAAGTGTAGTAATGAAACTGCTGTCAATGAAATACCAGGTTTCACGATCGTTTTGTTGTTTTTGATCTACAATGGAATAAAGGGTTGCGCCACTTTCTCCAACAGTATAAGATCCAAATTCAGTAAAAATATTTGGCTCCGGAATTTCATTGGCATCACAAAACGTTTTGATCTGCTCCACAATTTCCTCAATCATGTATTCGTAATCGTACTCAAAACCTAAAGAGGTACGAATAGGCATGCCTCCGCCAATATTGAGTGAATCAAGGCCCGGACAAACCGCTTTTAACTCCTTATAAATATTCATACACTTATTTAATTCTGTCCAGTAATAAATAGTGTCTTTTATACCTGTATTGATGAAGAAATGCAGAAGTTTTAAATCGAATTTTGGATTCGGTTTAATTTTTTCATTGTAAAGATTCATGATCTCGCTGTTGCGAATTCCCAAACGGGAAGTGTAAAAAGTAAAGGAAGGTTCTTCTTCTGTACTGATACGGATCCCAAAATTTACCTTTTCGGCTTTTGCATGCTTTTTATAATAATCAATCTCGTCAAGGTGGTCAAGCACAGGTATCACATTGAATCCGTCATTTATAAGCTCACAGATATTCTGCTTGTACTGCGTGCGTTTATACCCGTTACAAATAATATATGTATCTTTGCTAAGTGCCTTTTTTTGAAATTGTTCTTTGATTATTTCGAGGTCAAAAGCAGATGAAGTTTCAATATGGACGTCATTTTTTAAGACTTCATCCAGTACAAAACTAAAGTGAGAGCTTTTTGTACAATAACAATAAACATATTTGGCTTTATAATCCACTTTTGCCATGGCTACGTTAAATAAACGTTTGGCTTTTTGAATTTGTGAGCTTATTTTTGGAAGGTAACTAATACGCAACGGGGTGCCATACTGTTTAATAACATCCATTAAAGGAATGTCGTTAAAATGGAGTTCTTCGTCCTTTACCGCAAAGCCTTCTTGCGGAAAATTAAAGGTTTGGTTAATGAGGGTGGAATATAAATTGTCCATCTTTTAGATCTAAGTTGTTTGGTTTAGCTTATTTGAATCAAAGTAACTCATTTAGATTAAACAAAAGTAAGTGTAAAAATTAAGAAATTGTAAAATAATGCCCTAAAAAGCGAACGAAATGCTTGTAGAACAGTACTCCCTAACGAACTGAAATAAAGAAGTATATGATAAAACCAATAAAAATTGTTGAAGTAAAGAGTGAAATAGGCGCCGGGACCCGTGGCGCAAGTATGGGCGTAGATGCCATTAAAATTGCAGCCCTCGATTTTGGAAGTCCGTTTTTTAAACGTTTTAAATCCGTAGAGATTCAGAGTGAAAATAACCTTCTTTTAGAGCCAGTAGTACACGATTACGCTAAAAGAATTAAAGGTATTTACACTTTAAATGAACGCATTGCCAAAGAAATACAAAAGACATTAAAGGCGGATGAAGTTCCAATCGTGTTAGCCGGCGATCATAGTTCGGCATTAGGAACCATAAGTGGGATTCGCATGGCCTACCCGGATAAGAAGCTTGGTGTGATTTGGATTGATGCCCACGCCGATCTTCATAGTCCTTACACTACCCCAAGTGGTAACATGCATGGAATGCCTTTGTGCTGCGTTTTGGGAGAAGATAACAAAGACCGTCAGCAAAACCGACCAGATGACGAGACAGTTGAATACTGGGAAAAACTCAAAAATCTGGGGGGTATAATGCCAAAAATCACTTACAATGACTTGGTATTTATAGCACTTAGAGACTTTGAAGCTCCGGAAGATTACCTGATCAAGAAGAATAAAGTACGGGTTTTTAACCTTCAGGAAATACGTAAAAAGGCTGTAGAACGCGTTGCCATTGATTCTTTAAACTACCTCGACCATTGCGATATCATTTATGTAAGCTTTGATGTAGACAGTATGGATTCGCGTATTTCCAGCGGCACAGGAACCCCGGTTCCAAACGGAATTACAGAGAAAGAAGCGGGAAATCTCATTTATTACATCATGCGTAGTAAAAAGATTGTCTGTTTTGAAATGGTGGAGATCAATCCAACCCTTGATAAAGAGAATTTAATGGCCGAAAATGCGTTTGAAATTTTGCAAAAAGCGACCAATCAGTTAAGTAACGATTTCTAAGTTTAGGGGAATATAATAGGGTATTACTTCTTTTTTTACCTTTTTGTGGTGCCATATTTCGCTTTCGAAATATGCTATGTGCTACTTTATGAATCTATAAAAACTTCTATCCTGCCGATAACAATCGGCACTATGTTTCTATGTGTTTTAAAATATGCAGA is a genomic window of Sphingobacteriaceae bacterium containing:
- a CDS encoding penicillin-binding protein 2; this translates as MSSTAVQLGDRKLIIGGFFVLIVVIYICRLFYIQLVDDQYKFAAENNALRNMTEYPVRGYIFDRNGKLLVYNSPSYDLMVIPRETKGCDTMSVCEVLQITKKEYLKRMKKASQAPNSPRKQSIFEKQMSPQTYAALQEKLYRFKGFFVQKRTVRKYPRPIAAHLLGYVGEISKEGAEKNSYYREGDYIGITGIEKSYEEALRGRKGVQRVVTDVHNKTVGAYMEGKYDTAAISGKPLYCSIDMDLQEYGEKLMRGKKGAIVAIEPSTGEILCLVSGPAYDPNLLVGGKERSKNFTKLYYDSLNRPLFNRALTAMYPPGSIFKLIDALIAQNDGLIKRSTSFPCHQGYPPMGNKPKCHPHGGVDLVGSVAQSCNSYYSYVFREIVDQKAYPHFIDGYNHWRDMVVTFGPGTRLGTDLPFDKPGNVPSVDYYNKVFGKNGWRSNTIVSLGIGQAELTLVPLQMANVVATIANRGFYYTPHCVKGIGTEKQIDVRFRQKHLVGVQNPEAYLNVIDGMQMCLDGGTGYHSRVKDIVICGKTGTAQNPHGKDHAVFLAFAPRENPKIAIACIVENAGFGGVWSAPIVTLMIEKYLKGKTDRPEMEKKMMETNLIDANNLLAEKKH
- a CDS encoding arginine decarboxylase encodes the protein MDNLYSTLINQTFNFPQEGFAVKDEELHFNDIPLMDVIKQYGTPLRISYLPKISSQIQKAKRLFNVAMAKVDYKAKYVYCYCTKSSHFSFVLDEVLKNDVHIETSSAFDLEIIKEQFQKKALSKDTYIICNGYKRTQYKQNICELINDGFNVIPVLDHLDEIDYYKKHAKAEKVNFGIRISTEEEPSFTFYTSRLGIRNSEIMNLYNEKIKPNPKFDLKLLHFFINTGIKDTIYYWTELNKCMNIYKELKAVCPGLDSLNIGGGMPIRTSLGFEYDYEYMIEEIVEQIKTFCDANEIPEPNIFTEFGSYTVGESGATLYSIVDQKQQNDRETWYFIDSSFITTLPDTWGINQRFILLAINNWDKPYGPVNLGGMTCDSMDYYNTEAHTNQVFLPNIDKNQKQPQYIGFFHTGAYQEALSGYGGTQHCLIPAPKHVLIDRDEDGEYTTRLFAKEQSYKSMLKILGY
- a CDS encoding rod shape-determining protein translates to MALFDFLTQDIAIDLGTANTIIINNDKVVVDEPSIVAMDRTNGRIIAVGRQAQMMHGKTHENIKTIRPLKDGVIADFQAAEEMIKGMIKMINPGNRFFKPSLRMVICIPSGITEVEKRAVRDSAEHAGAKEVYMIHEPMAAAIGMGIDVEEPMGNMIIDIGGGTSEIAVIALGGIVCDKSTRIAGDDFNANIEEYMRRQHNILIGERSAERVKIEVGAAMTEIENPPADYAVQGRDLMSGIPKEVYISYVEIAHCLDKSISKIEEAILNALEMTPPELAADIYRKGIFMAGGGSLLRGLDKRISLKTKLPVHVCEDPLRAVARGTGIALKNVHKFPFLIK
- a CDS encoding rod shape-determining protein MreC, which codes for MRNLFAFVIKHNFIFVFLLLQVICIWLMVQSSGYQGSHVLNSSNRAVANVYETAANTREYFSLKQENEKIVRENSILRNFLKANYAVLPLKEFTKNDTLYKQQYSYINAKVVNSSVNKRRNFLTLNIGSEQGITQDMAVMAGDGIVGIVTNVSRNFSSAMSLLHKDVRVNCQLKKDGSYGPLVWDGGDYRYCLLTDIPTHAKIVKGDTVITSELSGIFPEGIMVGTIESFERRKNESYYTAKVKLSADLKKVNHVYVIKNKFKNERDSLELTTQKQVDD
- a CDS encoding rod shape-determining protein RodA is translated as MARNENDIFYGVDRLTVLTYVLLVIMGWLNIYAAVFNEEHQNIFDTTQKYGKQLIWIAGATVIAFSILLIDANFYTAFAYIFYGFLIAANILVVFFGREIKGSKSWFGVGGFGIQPAEFMKFAANLALAKFLSNQNIVVSQQFRLRLRDLFKNYKNTIIALLFIIAPLIIIKKLQDETGLAIVFVAFIIVLYREGLSVGFLIFGLLATILFVVALVVTQITGLLITLAVITYSAFLFIRRTRKNFIFVSLVYLLAAGVVLTTNYVYNHLEPHQKVRIDVLLGRGTVDLKKEGYNVNQAKIAIGSGGFLGKGYLQGTQTKYDFVPEQDTDFIFCTVGEEWGFVGSTVVIFLELFLILRVIFLAERQRSDFSRIYGYGVSAILFFHLAVNIGMTIGLMPVIGIPLPFFSYGGSSLWSFTILLFIFIKLDANRLLILR
- a CDS encoding rod shape-determining protein MreD, whose translation is MVVIILPFETNKLLVLFLAFLLGVCIDYFYDSSGLHATACTVMGFSRYYVLKYISPRDGYDIGVKPTVEDMGLEWFLRYAGTLVFIHHFVLFYLEIFRFSEFFSTLLRVVLSSVGTLGLIYLIQFLFFTNKRRT
- the rocF gene encoding arginase, whose amino-acid sequence is MIKPIKIVEVKSEIGAGTRGASMGVDAIKIAALDFGSPFFKRFKSVEIQSENNLLLEPVVHDYAKRIKGIYTLNERIAKEIQKTLKADEVPIVLAGDHSSALGTISGIRMAYPDKKLGVIWIDAHADLHSPYTTPSGNMHGMPLCCVLGEDNKDRQQNRPDDETVEYWEKLKNLGGIMPKITYNDLVFIALRDFEAPEDYLIKKNKVRVFNLQEIRKKAVERVAIDSLNYLDHCDIIYVSFDVDSMDSRISSGTGTPVPNGITEKEAGNLIYYIMRSKKIVCFEMVEINPTLDKENLMAENAFEILQKATNQLSNDF